The Stutzerimonas stutzeri DNA window AACTCCAGCACTTCGGCCACACTCAGACCGCTGTATTGAGGGTGCGTCAGCTCGTTCCAAAGCGCGCGGCAGCGCTGGCCCAGCCAGGCATTGAGTTCCTCGAAGGAGTGAAACTGGCAGTCCTGGGCGTCTAGCCAGATACGCCTGCGGCTGTCTTGCACGTTCTTTTCAACGATGCCCTTTTCCCAACCAGCGGCGACGTTGCAGAAGTCCGGATCAAGCAGGTAATGCGCGCACATCACCGCAAAGCGTGCATTCACCGCCCGGCCTTTGCCCTTATTGACCTTGTCGACGGCGGTCTTCATGTTGTCGTAGATGCCCCGGCGCGGCACGCCGCCCAAGGCGCCGAACGAGCGTGTATGGGCGTCAAATAACATCTCATGGCCCTGGCTCGGATACGCCACAAGCCAGAACGCACGGCTGGCACACAGCTTCAGATGTGCCACCTGCATACGCCGGTAAATGCCGCCGACCAGCAAGCCTTCCTCGCTCCAGTCAAACTGAAACGCCTCGCCAAGAGCAAAGGTCAGTGGCACAAAGGCCTGCGACGCCTTGTCCTGTCCCCCTCGCCAGGCACGGATAAACGCGGTGAGCTGGCTGTAGCCACCGTCATAACCTTCGGCTTTGATTTGCGCCAACAGCGCCTTGGCACTGCGCCGCTGTTGCTTGGGCCGCAGCGAATCGGCCTTTAGCGCCTGCTCCAGCGTGGTGTGAAAAGGGCTGAGTTTGTTGAAGATCGCGCGGCGTTGGTAGACCGGCGGCTTGGCCTCAGGTGCTCTGACCCACTTGCGAATCGTGTTGCGCGCCAACCCGGTGCGCTTGGCTATCTCATGCAGCGACAGCTTGTCGCGGAAATACATCCGGCGGATTTTGCCCATCATTTCCATACTGATCACCCTGTGTTCTCCTGCTCAAAAATTGAGCAGAAGCAGTTGAACACCTGGGTCAGTTTTCAGTCGGCAGAACAGCCTCTACTGGGTCAGTTTTCGGTCAGCGGCAACAACCATCAAACCAGGCATGCACACCATGTTCGTTTTTGCCGCTTCGTCGCTTTTCTGCGTACCGACTTTCAAATCGTGGATGCCAGGCATATTCAACAGCCTCACCTCGAAAGCTATGCGGAAATACTGTACGGCCTTGCTTCCACTGGCCAGATGAAATTGAGCTACGCACAGAACCTGCTCTCCTCCGTGAATACAGTGATGCACGGATTTCGCAGGGATCACGCAGTCTGGATCGCTCCGGCAGAAGCTGTGGGCCTCCGCAGTCAGGTAAGAACCGTTATGCCTGGTGGAAACTGGAGCCAAGTGGAAGAAGTTGTAGAGAAGTTGAAATCCGGGGGCAACGAGCGTGCAGCTGCAGTCGTTCTGCTAGCCCGAGCGTTTGGCATGCGGTATCGCGAGGCGGTCCTGGGCGACCTAAACCGTATGAAGCGCGAAGCGAACTCGGGCAATGTGGCAATCCTAGAAGGGACAAAAGGCGGGCGACGATGCGCCTCCCGACGCATTCCGATCGGCGATCGCCAACTACATGCTCTCTATTTCGCGCTCAAAGTGCGACCGGACGGATCGGCCAATTTGCTGGCGGAAGACGAGACCTTCAAGGGCTTCTTGGATACCGTGGCAAAAACGGCACGCCCTGTGCTGAAGGCATGCGGTATTCGTTGCTTTCACGATCTCCGGGCAGCTCGAATGATTGAGGTATACGAATCGATTTCTGGCCAACCAGCGCCCGTACGCGGGCTAAGTCTTGACGCTGGGCGAGACACAGAAGCGAGAGCCCAGGTCGCACTCCAGTCAGGACACGGCGAGCACCGAACCAGTGTCGCTTATATCGGCAGGAAGCCGTACAGAAGAGCTGTGGAGTCGTCATCGTGATCAGCCATATTCTGGCCAGGATTCGCTGGAACGGCCTGTCACCGCTCCATCAGCGGCGTCACTCGACCAGAATCAAAGTGATGCTCAACGCCATGGCGGAGCGTTTCCCGCATCTCAAACATCCCGAACAGGTAAAACTGAAGCATCTCTGCTGGCTACACGACATGTGGCTCATCAAACAAGG harbors:
- the istA gene encoding IS21-like element ISPst3 family transposase — translated: MEMMGKIRRMYFRDKLSLHEIAKRTGLARNTIRKWVRAPEAKPPVYQRRAIFNKLSPFHTTLEQALKADSLRPKQQRRSAKALLAQIKAEGYDGGYSQLTAFIRAWRGGQDKASQAFVPLTFALGEAFQFDWSEEGLLVGGIYRRMQVAHLKLCASRAFWLVAYPSQGHEMLFDAHTRSFGALGGVPRRGIYDNMKTAVDKVNKGKGRAVNARFAVMCAHYLLDPDFCNVAAGWEKGIVEKNVQDSRRRIWLDAQDCQFHSFEELNAWLGQRCRALWNELTHPQYSGLSVAEVLELEHAELMPVPAPFDGYVERPARVSSTCLVSVGRNRYSVPCEYAGKWVSSRLYPTRIEVVADDALIASHVRLLDRDQVSYDWQHYLPLIERKPGALRNGAPFADLPAPLRQLKHGLGRHAGGDRIMAQVLAAVPVAGLDAVLVAVELVLESGSLSAEHILNVVARLAATEPPPSVETHLSLKEAPVANTARYDRLRGQAEEVGHA
- a CDS encoding integrase domain-containing protein encodes the protein MNTWVSFQSAEQPLLGQFSVSGNNHQTRHAHHVRFCRFVAFLRTDFQIVDARHIQQPHLESYAEILYGLASTGQMKLSYAQNLLSSVNTVMHGFRRDHAVWIAPAEAVGLRSQVRTVMPGGNWSQVEEVVEKLKSGGNERAAAVVLLARAFGMRYREAVLGDLNRMKREANSGNVAILEGTKGGRRCASRRIPIGDRQLHALYFALKVRPDGSANLLAEDETFKGFLDTVAKTARPVLKACGIRCFHDLRAARMIEVYESISGQPAPVRGLSLDAGRDTEARAQVALQSGHGEHRTSVAYIGRKPYRRAVESSS